Proteins from one Kineosporiaceae bacterium genomic window:
- a CDS encoding SRPBCC family protein, whose translation MGDAVTVDMAATPDQVWAVVSDVTRIGELSPETFEAEWLDGATGPALGARFRGHVKRNERGPTYWTTCRVTSCEPGRSFGFDVLGPGDVVANSWRYDIEPSAVGSAVTESFRLPDTIWTRLYWTLAGRWRGRTNRRGMTQTLTRVKALVEA comes from the coding sequence CTGGGCGATGCGGTGACGGTGGACATGGCAGCGACCCCCGATCAGGTGTGGGCAGTCGTCTCCGATGTGACCCGAATCGGTGAGTTGAGCCCGGAGACGTTCGAGGCCGAGTGGCTCGACGGTGCCACCGGACCTGCGCTGGGCGCGAGGTTCCGCGGCCATGTCAAGCGCAACGAGCGCGGGCCGACCTACTGGACCACCTGCCGCGTGACCAGCTGCGAGCCGGGCCGCAGCTTCGGGTTCGACGTCCTGGGCCCGGGCGACGTGGTGGCGAACTCGTGGCGATACGACATCGAGCCCAGCGCGGTCGGCTCCGCGGTCACCGAGTCGTTCCGGCTGCCCGACACGATCTGGACCCGGCTCTACTGGACGCTGGCCGGGCGGTGGCGCGGGCGAACCAACCGGCGTGGCATGACCCAG
- a CDS encoding DeoR/GlpR transcriptional regulator encodes MLARQRQERILEQVQLTGGARVSDLVELLGVSDMTIRRDIAILARKGLVSRVHGGATAVSGRSAEEPGFNVKSSLQLIEKAAIAAAATQLVSPGDCVAVSAGTTTYAVAQQLRAVPDLTVVTNSLPVAEVLHESARDDLTVVLTGGERTPSDALVGTVAVATLRRLHVDWLFLGVHGFDERAGFTTPNLVESETNQALIACARQVVVTADSTKWGVVGLSTMARLTEVDVLVTDDQLDEEAGRVLAGKVGRLILAPTGATLPQEAR; translated from the coding sequence GTGCTCGCACGGCAACGGCAGGAGCGCATCCTCGAACAGGTACAGCTCACCGGGGGCGCCCGGGTCAGCGACCTGGTGGAACTGCTCGGCGTCTCGGACATGACCATCCGGCGGGACATCGCGATCCTCGCCCGCAAAGGGCTGGTCTCGCGGGTGCACGGCGGCGCCACTGCGGTCTCCGGACGCAGCGCCGAGGAGCCCGGGTTCAACGTCAAGTCCTCGCTGCAGCTGATCGAGAAGGCCGCGATCGCCGCCGCGGCGACCCAGCTGGTCTCCCCCGGTGACTGCGTGGCGGTCTCGGCCGGCACCACCACCTACGCCGTCGCGCAGCAGCTGCGTGCCGTCCCCGATCTGACCGTGGTGACCAACTCGCTGCCGGTCGCCGAGGTGCTGCACGAGTCCGCCCGAGACGATCTGACCGTGGTGCTGACGGGCGGCGAGCGCACGCCGTCCGACGCCCTGGTCGGCACGGTGGCCGTCGCCACCCTGCGCCGGCTGCACGTGGACTGGCTGTTCCTCGGGGTGCACGGTTTCGACGAGCGGGCCGGGTTCACCACCCCCAACCTGGTCGAGTCCGAGACCAACCAGGCGCTCATCGCCTGCGCCCGGCAGGTCGTGGTCACCGCCGACAGCACCAAGTGGGGCGTGGTGGGCCTGAGCACGATGGCCCGGCTCACCGAGGTCGATGTGTTGGTCACCGACGATCAGCTCGACGAGGAGGCAGGCCGGGTGCTCGCCGGCAAGGTCGGCCGCCTGATCCTCGCCCCGACCGGGGCCACCCTCCCCCAGGAGGCACGATGA
- the galT gene encoding galactose-1-phosphate uridylyltransferase yields MTHTLATGRVRRTLDHLADGRELFYFDDSEPYLSGRASRATVDTRPLTPPGHSPEAGIGSQLRFDPLTGEWVVIASHRNDRTFLPPKDECPLCPTGGGTVPSEIPASDYDVVVFENRFPSLSMDATLAPGSGGLLDGEPLWPLRPGTGRCEVVCFTSDHGAAFSSLSAPRVRTVVEAWCDRTTELSALPGVEQVFCFENRGQEIGVTLHHPHGQIYAYPYVPPRSATMLRLAEQHRRATGGNLLRDVLDAERRAGSRVVLSGEHWTAYVPAAARWPVEVHLAPHRDVPDLPALDDGERAELAEVYLELLRRCDRYFDGVPALPYIAGWHQAPVGADRDLGRLHLQLFSVLRAPGKLKYLAGSESAMGAWVNDAVPERIADRLREVAS; encoded by the coding sequence ATGACCCACACGCTGGCCACCGGCCGGGTCCGCAGGACACTCGATCATCTGGCCGACGGCCGCGAGCTGTTCTACTTCGACGATTCCGAGCCCTATCTCTCGGGTCGGGCGAGCCGCGCGACGGTCGACACCCGTCCGCTGACGCCACCGGGGCACAGCCCGGAGGCGGGCATCGGCTCGCAGTTGCGCTTCGACCCACTCACCGGTGAGTGGGTGGTCATCGCCTCGCATCGCAACGACCGCACGTTCCTGCCACCCAAGGACGAGTGCCCGCTGTGCCCGACCGGCGGCGGCACGGTTCCCTCGGAGATCCCGGCGAGCGACTACGACGTGGTGGTCTTCGAGAACCGATTCCCTTCTCTCAGCATGGATGCCACGCTGGCGCCGGGTTCCGGCGGGCTGCTGGACGGCGAGCCGTTGTGGCCGCTGCGGCCGGGCACCGGCCGCTGCGAGGTGGTGTGCTTCACCTCCGACCACGGCGCGGCCTTCTCGTCGCTGTCCGCGCCGCGGGTGCGCACCGTGGTGGAGGCCTGGTGTGACCGCACCACCGAGTTGTCGGCGCTGCCCGGGGTGGAGCAGGTGTTCTGCTTCGAGAACCGCGGGCAGGAGATCGGCGTGACGCTGCACCACCCGCACGGCCAGATCTACGCCTACCCGTACGTGCCACCCCGCTCGGCGACCATGCTGCGTCTGGCCGAGCAGCATCGACGCGCCACCGGCGGCAACCTGCTGCGCGACGTGCTGGACGCCGAGCGACGGGCGGGCAGCCGCGTGGTGCTCAGCGGCGAGCACTGGACGGCCTACGTCCCGGCTGCGGCTCGCTGGCCGGTCGAGGTGCACCTGGCGCCCCACCGCGACGTCCCGGACCTGCCGGCGCTGGACGACGGTGAGCGGGCCGAACTCGCCGAGGTGTACCTGGAGCTGTTGCGTCGCTGTGACCGGTACTTCGACGGGGTGCCCGCGCTGCCCTACATCGCGGGGTGGCACCAGGCGCCGGTCGGGGCCGACCGCGACCTGGGACGCCTTCACCTGCAACTGTTCTCGGTGCTTCGTGCGCCGGGCAAGCTGAAGTACCTGGCCGGGTCGGAGTCGGCCATGGGCGCGTGGGTGAACGACGCGGTGCCGGAGCGGATCGCCGATCGGCTGCGCGAGGTCGCCTCGTGA
- the galK gene encoding galactokinase: MSGAHWYPSPDAGAGVEQVTADFRQSFGGEPDGVWAAPGRVNLIGEHVDYNDGLCLPMALPHRTFVALRHRADNVLQVTSTAGEPWRGTLAEVAPGRVAGWAGYVVGVPWALALDQGCALTGFEAAVVSEVPVGAGLSSSAALECAVAIALDELAGCGLGADDAGRARLARSCVRAENEIAGAPTGGMDQAASLRARAGHALALDCRDFSLQQVPFDAARAGLAVLVMDTRVHHALVDGRYGSRREVCREAAADLGVTSLRDVEIESLDDALARLGTEEHRRRVRHVVTEIDRVRAAVDVLRAGRLDALGPLFDASHASLRDDYEVSCAELDLACEAALAAGALGARMTGGGFGGSAIALVRADAAPRVAGAVAESFARREFGPPAFLLATPAGSAGRVA; this comes from the coding sequence GTGAGCGGTGCCCACTGGTACCCGTCGCCGGACGCCGGGGCGGGCGTCGAGCAGGTGACCGCGGACTTTCGCCAGTCGTTCGGCGGCGAGCCGGACGGTGTCTGGGCAGCCCCCGGGCGGGTGAACCTGATCGGCGAACACGTGGACTACAACGACGGGTTGTGCCTGCCGATGGCCTTGCCGCACCGGACGTTCGTCGCGCTGCGACACCGTGCGGACAACGTGCTGCAGGTGACCTCGACGGCCGGTGAGCCCTGGCGCGGGACCCTGGCCGAGGTGGCGCCCGGACGGGTGGCGGGCTGGGCCGGGTATGTCGTCGGCGTGCCCTGGGCGCTCGCGCTCGATCAGGGTTGCGCTCTGACCGGTTTCGAGGCCGCTGTGGTCAGCGAGGTGCCGGTCGGTGCCGGGCTGTCGTCGTCCGCGGCCCTGGAGTGTGCCGTGGCGATCGCCCTGGACGAGCTGGCGGGGTGCGGCCTGGGAGCGGACGACGCCGGCCGCGCCCGGTTGGCGCGCTCGTGTGTGCGTGCCGAGAACGAGATTGCCGGAGCACCCACCGGGGGCATGGACCAGGCCGCCTCGTTGCGGGCCCGGGCGGGGCATGCGCTGGCGCTGGACTGTCGCGACTTCTCGCTGCAGCAGGTGCCGTTCGATGCGGCCAGGGCCGGGTTGGCGGTGCTGGTGATGGACACCCGGGTGCACCATGCGTTGGTCGACGGCCGGTACGGGTCGCGGCGCGAGGTGTGCCGTGAGGCCGCGGCCGACCTGGGGGTCACGTCGCTGCGCGACGTCGAGATCGAGTCCCTGGACGACGCCCTGGCGCGGCTGGGCACCGAGGAGCACCGGCGCCGGGTGCGCCACGTGGTGACCGAGATCGACCGGGTGCGCGCAGCGGTGGACGTGTTGCGAGCCGGCCGGTTGGACGCCCTCGGCCCACTGTTCGATGCCTCGCACGCCTCGCTGCGCGACGACTACGAGGTCTCGTGCGCCGAACTCGACCTGGCCTGTGAGGCGGCGCTGGCTGCCGGCGCGCTGGGTGCCCGGATGACCGGCGGCGGCTTCGGCGGCTCGGCGATCGCGCTGGTCCGTGCGGACGCCGCGCCCCGGGTGGCGGGCGCCGTGGCAGAGTCCTTCGCCCGCAGGGAGTTCGGTCCCCCCGCCTTCCTCCTGGCCACCCCTGCAGGGTCGGCAGGTCGTGTTGCCTAG
- a CDS encoding permease gives MTEQPSRDPDQTRPAGTQPTAAQPTVVVERERDWSTRIVLVLVTIVLLALAGLLAVTWMPSWWAHRVGDVADGKWGSGTFAGLTCGFVFTAIPLLLVRRVFARHGRIAVRLVWLLLAVLFAAPNLITLGIVLGNGNSAHAAERTFDVEAPGFRNATAIGAAVAVVFVVMLWALLASRRRRSRQLHERDEELKALRQQVGDGGH, from the coding sequence GTGACCGAGCAGCCCTCCCGTGACCCCGACCAGACCCGGCCCGCCGGTACTCAACCGACCGCTGCCCAGCCCACGGTGGTGGTCGAGCGCGAGCGCGACTGGAGTACGCGGATCGTGCTGGTGCTGGTGACGATCGTGTTGCTGGCGCTGGCGGGGCTGCTCGCGGTCACCTGGATGCCCAGCTGGTGGGCGCACCGGGTGGGGGACGTGGCCGACGGCAAGTGGGGCTCGGGCACCTTCGCCGGTCTCACCTGTGGCTTCGTGTTCACCGCCATTCCTCTGCTGCTGGTGCGCCGGGTCTTCGCTCGGCACGGTCGCATCGCCGTCCGGCTGGTCTGGCTGTTGCTGGCGGTGTTGTTCGCCGCACCGAACCTGATCACGCTCGGGATCGTGCTCGGCAACGGCAACTCCGCCCATGCCGCCGAACGCACCTTCGACGTCGAGGCACCAGGCTTCCGGAACGCGACCGCGATCGGCGCGGCGGTGGCGGTCGTGTTCGTCGTGATGCTCTGGGCGCTGCTGGCCAGCCGCCGGCGTCGGTCGAGGCAGTTGCACGAGCGTGACGAGGAGCTCAAGGCGCTGCGCCAGCAGGTGGGGGACGGCGGCCACTGA